The proteins below are encoded in one region of Clostridium pasteurianum DSM 525 = ATCC 6013:
- a CDS encoding NAD(P)H-dependent glycerol-3-phosphate dehydrogenase: protein MKNVTFIGGGSFGTALGILLANKGHKVVIWDRNSSVVEDINNNRLNKRYLPFAKIPDGILATNKIEDAIEKGDYIILAVPSYAIRDICKLICSNVHRQQVIVSIAKGIEEQSKMRLSKVIKEELPLNPVVILSGPSHAEEVAKNLPTTVVVSSENMEYAFKVQDLFMTNTFRVYTNDDIIGVEIGGAVKNIIALACGICDGLGYGDNTKAALMTRGMSEIVRVGTLLGGRRETFYGLTGMGDLIVTCTSLHSRNRRAGILIGEGVLREEACKRIGMVVEGIKACEAFYELKDRLLVNMPITDMLYKVLFKNKEVKTAVKELMERDKKHEMH, encoded by the coding sequence ATGAAAAATGTAACTTTCATCGGAGGTGGAAGTTTTGGAACAGCATTGGGTATACTATTAGCTAATAAGGGACACAAAGTTGTCATATGGGATAGAAATTCTAGTGTGGTAGAGGATATAAATAATAATAGGCTAAATAAAAGATATTTGCCTTTTGCCAAAATTCCAGATGGAATTTTGGCTACAAATAAGATAGAAGATGCAATAGAAAAAGGTGATTATATAATTTTGGCTGTTCCTTCTTATGCAATAAGAGATATATGTAAGCTCATTTGTAGTAACGTTCATAGGCAACAGGTCATAGTCAGTATTGCAAAAGGAATAGAAGAACAGTCTAAAATGAGACTTTCAAAGGTAATTAAAGAAGAATTGCCTTTGAATCCAGTAGTAATATTATCTGGACCAAGCCATGCAGAGGAGGTAGCCAAAAATTTGCCTACCACAGTTGTGGTTAGCTCTGAAAATATGGAGTATGCTTTTAAGGTTCAGGACCTCTTTATGACTAATACTTTTAGAGTATATACAAATGATGATATAATTGGAGTTGAAATAGGAGGTGCAGTTAAAAATATAATTGCACTAGCTTGTGGAATTTGTGATGGATTAGGTTACGGTGATAATACCAAAGCTGCTCTTATGACTAGAGGTATGAGTGAAATAGTGAGAGTTGGAACATTGCTTGGAGGTAGAAGGGAAACTTTTTATGGACTTACTGGTATGGGAGATTTAATTGTAACTTGCACAAGTTTGCACAGTAGAAATAGAAGAGCTGGAATTCTAATTGGAGAAGGTGTTCTGAGGGAAGAAGCTTGTAAAAGGATTGGTATGGTGGTAGAGGGGATTAAAGCCTGCGAGGCCTTTTATGAATTGAAAGATAGGCTTTTAGTAAATATGCCTATAACAGATATGCTGTACAAAGTATTGTTTAAAAATAAAGAGGTAAAAACAGCGGTAAAAGAACTTATGGAGAGAGATAAAAAACATGAAATGCACTGA
- the der gene encoding ribosome biogenesis GTPase Der, giving the protein MSKPIVAIVGRPNVGKSTLFNKLAGKRIAIVEDTPGVTRDRIYAEAEWLNNLFTIIDTGGIEPESSDIILAQMRRQAQMAIETADVIVFLVDGKQGLTDADNEVALMLRKSKKPIVLVVNKIDKLADEQNSFEFYNLGIGDPVTISASQGLGLGDMLDKIVGNFKELDNGSEDDEYIKIAVVGRPNVGKSSLINKLLGEDRVIVSDIPGTTRDAVDSYLETEEGKFVLIDTAGLRRKSKVKEEIERYSVIRTLAAIERADVCILILDATEQLSDQDEKIIGYAHELNKAIMVIVNKWDLIEKDDKTMNVFKKNIQYKLSFMPYAQYMFISAKTGQRVNKVLEEVKKCYNNYCRRISTGVLNDIVSKAVLMKEPPVVALKRLKIYYVTQVSIKPPTFIFFVNDTNAIHFSYERYLENKLRESFNFAGTGIKVIFRERKE; this is encoded by the coding sequence ATGTCAAAACCAATAGTTGCAATAGTAGGAAGACCAAATGTAGGAAAATCAACTTTATTTAATAAATTAGCAGGAAAAAGAATTGCAATTGTAGAAGATACACCAGGAGTAACTAGAGATAGAATCTATGCAGAGGCAGAATGGCTTAATAATTTATTTACAATAATAGATACTGGAGGTATAGAACCGGAAAGCAGTGATATTATATTGGCACAAATGAGAAGGCAAGCTCAAATGGCTATAGAGACTGCAGATGTAATTGTATTCTTGGTAGATGGAAAACAGGGGCTTACAGATGCAGATAATGAAGTGGCCTTAATGCTTAGAAAATCTAAAAAACCAATTGTTCTTGTAGTAAATAAAATAGATAAATTAGCAGATGAGCAAAATTCTTTTGAATTCTATAATTTAGGTATTGGGGATCCCGTGACAATTTCAGCATCCCAAGGATTAGGTCTGGGTGATATGCTGGATAAAATTGTAGGCAATTTTAAAGAATTAGATAATGGTTCTGAGGACGATGAGTACATTAAAATTGCAGTAGTAGGAAGACCAAATGTAGGTAAATCTTCATTAATTAACAAATTGCTTGGTGAAGACAGGGTTATAGTAAGTGATATACCAGGTACTACCAGAGATGCTGTAGACAGCTATCTTGAAACAGAAGAGGGAAAATTTGTTTTAATAGATACAGCTGGTCTTAGAAGAAAAAGTAAAGTGAAAGAAGAGATTGAAAGATATAGTGTTATAAGAACATTAGCAGCCATAGAAAGAGCTGATGTGTGTATACTTATATTAGATGCAACAGAACAACTGAGTGATCAAGATGAAAAAATTATTGGATATGCTCACGAGTTGAACAAGGCAATAATGGTGATCGTAAATAAATGGGATCTTATAGAAAAAGACGATAAAACTATGAATGTATTTAAGAAAAATATACAATATAAATTATCATTTATGCCTTATGCTCAGTATATGTTCATTTCTGCAAAAACTGGCCAAAGAGTCAATAAGGTGCTAGAGGAAGTTAAAAAATGCTATAATAATTACTGCAGAAGAATATCTACAGGAGTGTTAAATGATATAGTTAGTAAAGCTGTTCTTATGAAAGAACCTCCTGTAGTAGCTCTAAAAAGACTTAAAATTTACTATGTAACTCAGGTATCTATAAAACCACCTACTTTTATCTTTTTTGTAAATGATACAAATGCCATTCATTTTTCTTATGAGAGATATTTAGAAAATAAATTAAGAGAAAGTTTTAATTTTGCAGGAACTGGTATTAAAGTTATTTTCAGAGAAAGGAAGGAATGA
- a CDS encoding radical SAM protein has product MQNEISKVYNGSIAEELGVEVGDKIISINGKKVKDIIDYRFLMADDYVVIEIEKKDNEEVWELEVEKEFDEKLGVEFKNGIMDNAQSCKNKCIFCFIDQLPKGMRKSLYFKDDDSRLSFLQGNFVTLTNMKDEDIDRIIEYKISPINISVQTTNPELRMKMLTNRFAGNIMDRIKRLSEGGIAMNCQVVLCPDVNNGEELRKTIMDLYKFYPNVKNVAGVPVGVTKYREGLFNLKTYNKSMAKEEINLVEQIQRKFMKEIGFPFVRLSDEFYVLAEIEVPEKEFYEEFDQLEDGIGMIRIFRENIKSTLKDLKMEVKGNFTFVTGSSAFEEIKSAADKISSVNRNLNINTVKILNDCFGHSITVAGLITGKDIINQLQQTRYAEYIIIPRNMLKVDTEMFLDDRMIEDIQKALNTKVLVCEYTGEDLIKIINEYAGRNSICQNQ; this is encoded by the coding sequence ATGCAAAATGAAATTTCAAAGGTTTACAATGGAAGTATTGCTGAAGAGTTAGGCGTTGAAGTGGGAGATAAGATTATAAGTATAAATGGCAAAAAGGTAAAAGATATAATTGATTATAGATTTTTAATGGCAGATGATTATGTAGTTATTGAAATAGAGAAGAAAGATAATGAGGAAGTTTGGGAACTAGAAGTAGAAAAAGAATTTGATGAGAAGCTAGGCGTGGAATTTAAAAATGGAATAATGGATAACGCTCAAAGCTGCAAAAATAAATGCATATTTTGTTTTATAGATCAGCTTCCTAAGGGTATGCGAAAATCCTTGTATTTTAAAGATGATGATTCTAGATTATCATTTCTTCAAGGAAATTTTGTTACTCTTACAAACATGAAAGATGAAGATATTGACAGAATAATAGAATATAAGATAAGTCCAATAAACATATCAGTTCAGACTACCAATCCTGAACTCAGAATGAAAATGCTTACTAATAGATTTGCAGGCAATATTATGGATAGAATTAAGAGATTGTCAGAAGGCGGTATTGCTATGAATTGCCAAGTGGTCCTTTGTCCAGATGTAAATAATGGTGAAGAATTAAGAAAAACTATAATGGATTTATACAAGTTTTATCCTAACGTGAAAAATGTTGCAGGAGTACCTGTGGGAGTAACTAAATACAGGGAAGGACTATTTAATTTAAAAACCTATAATAAAAGTATGGCAAAAGAGGAAATTAACCTGGTAGAACAAATTCAAAGGAAGTTTATGAAAGAAATAGGCTTTCCCTTTGTAAGACTTTCTGATGAATTTTATGTTTTGGCAGAGATAGAAGTACCAGAAAAAGAATTCTATGAAGAGTTTGATCAGTTAGAAGACGGTATAGGTATGATTAGAATTTTTAGAGAAAATATAAAAAGTACTCTAAAGGATTTAAAAATGGAGGTCAAGGGAAACTTTACCTTTGTAACGGGCAGTTCAGCCTTTGAAGAAATAAAATCAGCTGCAGATAAAATATCCTCTGTAAATAGAAATCTCAATATAAATACTGTAAAGATATTAAATGATTGTTTTGGACACAGCATAACTGTAGCAGGTCTTATAACAGGTAAAGATATTATAAATCAACTTCAACAGACTAGATATGCAGAATATATTATAATACCTAGAAATATGCTTAAAGTTGATACTGAAATGTTTTTAGATGATAGGATGATTGAAGATATTCAAAAAGCTTTAAATACTAAAGTTTTAGTTTGCGAGTATACAGGAGAAGATTTAATAAAAATTATAAATGAATATGCAGGGAGGAATAGTATATGTCAAAACCAATAG
- the srtB gene encoding class B sortase: MKKNMKIFINIILIIIILICAFKIGYKYLEYYRDGKNYSKVQILKPNIQQNVKEDSNEEKLKQINSDYKFWINIPSSDINYPVVQGKDNKFYLHNNFYREKSASGTVFIDYKNNINSDKNIIIYGHNMKNGTMFNKINDFKKQENFNNGTIKITKDNKDYNYEIFSVFVEDGDYTGLRTNFNSNEDYKKYIDYLKEKSMYNKDIKGNNYNNIITLYTCSYEFKDARTIVCAMLK; the protein is encoded by the coding sequence ATGAAGAAAAATATGAAAATTTTTATAAATATAATTTTAATTATAATAATTTTAATTTGTGCATTTAAAATAGGATATAAATATTTAGAGTATTATAGAGATGGTAAAAATTATTCTAAAGTTCAGATTTTAAAACCAAATATACAACAGAATGTTAAAGAGGACTCTAATGAAGAAAAATTAAAACAGATTAATTCAGACTATAAATTTTGGATTAACATTCCTAGTTCAGATATAAACTATCCAGTGGTTCAAGGAAAAGATAATAAATTTTATCTCCATAATAATTTTTATAGAGAAAAGAGTGCATCAGGAACTGTTTTTATTGATTATAAAAATAATATTAATTCAGATAAAAATATAATTATTTATGGTCATAATATGAAAAATGGCACTATGTTTAATAAAATAAATGATTTTAAAAAACAGGAAAACTTCAATAATGGGACTATAAAAATTACAAAAGATAATAAGGATTATAATTATGAAATTTTTTCTGTTTTTGTAGAAGATGGAGATTATACAGGGCTGAGAACTAATTTTAATTCCAATGAAGATTATAAGAAATATATTGATTATTTAAAAGAAAAATCTATGTATAATAAAGATATTAAAGGAAACAATTATAATAATATTATAACCCTATATACTTGTAGTTATGAATTTAAAGATGCTAGAACTATAGTGTGTGCAATGTTGAAATGA
- a CDS encoding YibE/F family protein gives MFLKLFNNKLINIRRIIIAVLTLGFFIFLYFFNQVDKVELVNQKGTEFSKAVVEEVVKDNIQEDGSRVGNQQVRVRMLSGSQKGKLLNANSFSGYLYGADCKENMKVIVSLSTSGNNYVASVYSYNREPIIYAFVALFLLILWAIGGKKGFKSAIGLIFTFICIIFLFIPMIYKGYSPFLAAVIVGILTTIVTMYLIDGLSIKAISSVLGTVIGVIIAGGTATAFGYFAKISGYNVSEVEELIFISTKTNLSVGGILFAGILIASLGAVIDVSMSVASTINEIYDKNPDLSNKELFLSGINVGRDMMGTMSNTLILAFTGGAINTLILIYSYSMRYNQVVNMYSVGIEIMQGISGSIGVILTVPIVSIITSKLLTSKSTKGLYRGKL, from the coding sequence ATGTTTTTAAAACTATTTAATAATAAATTGATTAATATTAGAAGAATAATTATAGCTGTATTAACACTGGGTTTTTTTATATTTCTGTACTTTTTTAATCAAGTAGATAAAGTTGAATTAGTTAATCAAAAAGGTACTGAGTTTTCAAAAGCTGTAGTTGAAGAGGTTGTAAAAGATAATATACAAGAAGATGGTTCACGTGTTGGAAACCAACAAGTAAGAGTTAGAATGTTAAGTGGAAGCCAAAAAGGAAAATTATTAAATGCCAATAGTTTTTCAGGATATCTCTATGGTGCAGATTGCAAGGAAAATATGAAGGTTATTGTGTCATTAAGTACATCAGGTAATAATTACGTAGCCTCTGTTTATAGTTATAATAGAGAACCAATTATATATGCTTTTGTAGCGTTGTTTCTTCTGATATTATGGGCAATTGGGGGCAAGAAGGGATTTAAATCGGCAATAGGACTTATATTTACATTTATTTGCATTATATTTTTGTTTATTCCCATGATATATAAGGGATATTCTCCATTTTTAGCAGCAGTTATTGTGGGTATTTTAACTACTATAGTTACAATGTATTTAATAGATGGATTAAGTATAAAAGCAATATCATCTGTTTTAGGAACTGTTATAGGAGTAATTATTGCAGGAGGAACTGCCACTGCATTTGGATATTTTGCAAAGATATCAGGATATAATGTATCAGAAGTTGAAGAATTAATATTTATATCAACTAAAACAAATTTAAGTGTAGGTGGAATTTTGTTTGCTGGAATACTTATAGCATCTTTAGGAGCAGTAATAGATGTTAGTATGTCTGTAGCATCTACAATAAATGAAATTTATGATAAAAATCCTGATTTGAGTAATAAGGAGCTGTTCCTTTCTGGGATAAATGTTGGAAGAGATATGATGGGTACTATGTCAAATACACTTATACTGGCTTTTACAGGAGGAGCTATTAACACCTTAATTTTAATATATTCTTATAGTATGAGATATAATCAAGTGGTGAATATGTACTCTGTTGGTATAGAGATCATGCAGGGAATATCAGGAAGTATTGGAGTTATTTTAACGGTACCTATAGTATCTATTATAACATCAAAATTACTAACTAGTAAATCAACAAAAGGTTTATATAGAGGAAAATTATGA
- a CDS encoding purple acid phosphatase family protein, with product MIKRVKKIVVLVLTTTMLFTTGITAFAGSEDGWNEAKYTDAAKNGAWDKWVKTWETVKNNPTEISLTPGRNASELNFAWYSKNAEPNSKFKIGKKQDLSDAKELNVKTENAVTGYKSNKATATGLEENTKYYYSYQVNGVWSVATPYKTQSTKSFSFLYVGDPQIGSSSSNIAKGADTTQGQDAAVRNDSFNWNNTINTALKSHPNVSFMLSAGDQIQTSSPKSDEQNIEYAGYLSPDALKSLPVATTIGNHDSKSPNYSYHFNNPNASTLGATAAGGDYYYSYGNTLFITLNTNNTNEAEHEQVIKKAISENPNAKWRIVTIHHDIYGSGDSHSNELSVIELRYKLAHIFEENKIDVVLTGHDHTYSRSFMLKGGVNDGKMMDDEDTYEEQYAKELAGEETTQQYKDYLNNIDDPEAIQQVKEDITYKNGNVVDPSGILYMTANSASGSKYYNLINTKQSYIATRWQEDIPTYSTIDIDEVSFTINTYRTDNGQKIDNTFSIIKSIDKSSLNELISAGEEKSKETFTPSSFNKLEKALAAAKAVSSKPSANSQEIADAYTNLKEGINGLEDKGDKTELKKSIDDAQALLDSSVVGNEEGQYPSEAKEKLQSAVASAKATVESDDATQSTVDKAVDALNEEIKGFKSKKVVKQNTETPGNQQTTSNNNSTTPNNNDSTASNNDNDSVSTTTSGKVKTGDDFNAYPIIAIAGVSAAALVYVNRKKKFKEAK from the coding sequence ATGATAAAAAGAGTGAAAAAAATAGTAGTTTTAGTATTGACAACTACTATGTTGTTTACAACAGGTATTACTGCATTTGCAGGAAGTGAAGATGGATGGAATGAGGCTAAGTATACAGATGCAGCTAAAAATGGAGCTTGGGATAAATGGGTAAAAACCTGGGAAACAGTAAAAAACAATCCCACAGAAATTTCGTTGACACCAGGAAGAAATGCTTCTGAATTAAATTTTGCTTGGTATTCAAAGAATGCTGAACCAAATTCAAAATTTAAAATTGGCAAAAAACAAGATCTTAGTGATGCAAAGGAATTAAATGTAAAAACTGAAAATGCTGTTACAGGATACAAGAGTAATAAAGCTACTGCTACAGGACTTGAAGAAAATACTAAATATTACTATAGTTATCAAGTAAATGGTGTCTGGAGTGTTGCTACTCCTTACAAAACACAAAGCACAAAGAGTTTCAGTTTCCTATATGTAGGTGATCCACAAATAGGTTCTTCAAGTAGCAATATTGCTAAAGGTGCTGATACAACTCAGGGTCAAGATGCCGCAGTAAGAAATGATAGTTTTAACTGGAACAATACCATAAATACAGCCTTAAAATCACATCCAAATGTAAGCTTCATGCTTTCAGCAGGAGATCAAATTCAAACTTCAAGTCCTAAAAGTGATGAGCAGAATATTGAATATGCAGGATATTTAAGTCCAGATGCACTAAAATCACTACCTGTTGCCACAACAATTGGTAATCATGATTCAAAAAGTCCAAACTATTCATATCATTTTAATAATCCAAATGCTTCAACTTTGGGAGCAACAGCAGCAGGGGGAGATTATTACTATTCCTACGGTAATACATTATTTATAACTTTAAATACTAATAATACAAATGAAGCAGAGCATGAACAAGTTATTAAAAAAGCTATTAGTGAAAATCCAAATGCAAAATGGCGTATAGTAACAATACATCATGATATATATGGATCTGGTGATTCACATTCCAATGAGTTGTCAGTAATTGAATTGAGATATAAATTAGCTCATATATTTGAAGAAAATAAAATCGATGTTGTTTTAACAGGACATGATCATACTTATTCAAGGTCTTTTATGTTAAAGGGCGGAGTAAATGATGGTAAAATGATGGATGATGAAGATACTTATGAGGAGCAATATGCAAAGGAGTTGGCAGGAGAAGAAACAACTCAACAATATAAAGATTATTTAAATAATATTGATGATCCTGAGGCAATTCAACAAGTTAAAGAAGATATTACTTATAAAAATGGAAACGTAGTAGATCCAAGTGGTATATTATATATGACTGCTAACTCAGCATCAGGTAGTAAATACTATAATTTAATAAATACGAAACAATCTTATATAGCTACTAGATGGCAAGAAGATATTCCAACTTATTCTACTATTGATATTGACGAAGTAAGTTTTACAATAAATACATACAGAACAGATAATGGACAAAAAATTGACAATACTTTTTCAATTATAAAATCTATTGATAAATCAAGTTTAAATGAATTAATTTCTGCTGGAGAAGAAAAATCCAAAGAGACTTTTACTCCTTCAAGCTTTAATAAATTAGAAAAAGCATTAGCAGCTGCAAAGGCAGTTTCAAGCAAACCATCTGCTAATTCACAAGAAATTGCTGATGCCTATACTAATTTAAAAGAGGGTATTAATGGTCTTGAAGATAAGGGTGATAAAACAGAACTTAAAAAGTCAATAGATGATGCACAAGCTTTATTAGATAGTTCAGTTGTAGGAAATGAGGAAGGCCAATATCCATCAGAAGCAAAAGAAAAACTTCAATCAGCAGTTGCTTCAGCAAAAGCTACTGTTGAATCAGATGATGCTACTCAATCAACAGTGGATAAAGCAGTTGATGCATTAAATGAAGAAATAAAAGGCTTTAAATCAAAGAAAGTTGTTAAACAAAATACAGAAACACCAGGAAATCAACAAACAACATCTAATAATAATTCAACAACACCTAATAATAATGATTCAACAGCATCTAACAATGATAATGATTCAGTATCAACAACAACTTCAGGTAAAGTTAAAACAGGTGATGATTTTAATGCCTATCCTATTATAGCTATAGCAGGCGTTTCTGCTGCGGCATTAGTTTATGTAAACAGAAAGAAAAAATTTAAGGAAGCAAAGTAA
- the phoU gene encoding phosphate signaling complex protein PhoU, giving the protein MPRKVFDLHLEEMHTDLLRMGSMVEKQIFQCIESLVNQDQTLAQKVIDNDDIIDDMQKEIENKAIKLIAMQQPIAMDLRNIFTTTKIVTDLERIADHAVDIAKVTKRLKKYKDIKTLTNISHMADLVKEILKYSLDAYVQGDVKAAYAICKKDDEIDAIYKQIFSEFLVIMMENPKTINQLTQFLFACKYLERIADHTTNICESTIYLVTGEQIDLNE; this is encoded by the coding sequence ATGCCAAGAAAAGTTTTTGATTTGCATTTGGAAGAAATGCATACGGATCTTTTAAGAATGGGAAGTATGGTTGAAAAGCAGATATTTCAATGTATAGAGTCATTAGTCAATCAAGATCAAACTTTAGCTCAAAAAGTAATAGATAATGATGACATAATTGATGATATGCAAAAGGAAATAGAAAATAAGGCCATAAAGCTTATAGCCATGCAGCAACCTATAGCTATGGACCTGAGAAATATATTTACTACTACTAAAATAGTAACAGATCTTGAGAGAATAGCTGATCATGCTGTAGATATAGCAAAAGTAACAAAAAGACTTAAAAAGTATAAAGATATAAAAACTTTAACAAACATTTCTCATATGGCAGATTTAGTTAAAGAAATTCTAAAGTATTCTCTTGATGCATATGTACAGGGAGATGTAAAAGCCGCCTATGCTATATGTAAAAAGGATGATGAAATAGATGCCATATATAAACAGATTTTCAGTGAATTTCTAGTGATTATGATGGAGAATCCTAAAACCATAAATCAGCTAACACAATTTTTGTTTGCTTGTAAGTATCTTGAGAGAATAGCAGACCATACTACTAATATTTGTGAATCTACTATTTATTTAGTAACAGGAGAACAAATAGATCTAAATGAATAA
- the pstB gene encoding phosphate ABC transporter ATP-binding protein PstB, with product MGIIKTNNLNLYYGNVQALKNISLDIEKNSVTALIGPSGCGKSTFLRTINRMNDLIESVRIEGEVLFEDKNIYKDYDEIQLRKRVGMVFQKPNPFPMSIYDNIAYGPRIHGIRNKGKLDEIVEKSLKGAALWEEAKDRIKQSALGLSGGQQQRLCIARTLAVEPEVLLMDEPTSALDPISTLKIEELMDELKKKYTVIIVTHNMQQAGRISDYTAFFLNGEVVENGKTENIFYKPVDKRTEDYITGRFG from the coding sequence ATGGGTATAATTAAGACTAACAATTTAAATTTATACTATGGAAATGTTCAAGCACTGAAAAATATTAGTCTTGATATAGAAAAAAATTCTGTAACTGCACTAATTGGACCTTCAGGTTGTGGTAAATCTACCTTCTTGAGGACTATCAACAGAATGAATGATTTAATTGAATCTGTAAGAATAGAAGGAGAAGTATTATTCGAGGATAAAAATATATATAAAGACTATGATGAAATACAACTTAGAAAGAGAGTAGGAATGGTATTTCAAAAGCCTAATCCCTTTCCCATGTCTATATATGACAACATTGCTTATGGACCAAGAATACATGGAATAAGAAATAAAGGTAAACTAGATGAGATTGTAGAGAAAAGCTTAAAGGGAGCTGCTCTTTGGGAAGAAGCCAAGGATAGAATTAAGCAAAGTGCTTTAGGGCTTTCAGGAGGTCAGCAGCAAAGATTATGTATAGCAAGAACTCTAGCTGTGGAACCTGAAGTACTTCTTATGGATGAACCAACTTCAGCTCTTGATCCTATATCTACGTTAAAAATTGAAGAATTGATGGATGAGTTAAAAAAGAAGTACACAGTAATAATAGTAACGCATAATATGCAGCAGGCAGGTAGAATTTCTGACTATACAGCTTTCTTCTTAAATGGAGAAGTTGTAGAAAATGGTAAAACTGAAAATATATTTTATAAACCAGTAGATAAAAGAACAGAAGATTATATTACAGGCAGATTCGGGTAA
- the pstA gene encoding phosphate ABC transporter permease PstA: MKAKTCDKIATAILYIISAFIVLLLIGFIGYIIYNGRHSLNLSFLFGKPKIDEPGGGIGPQLFNSFYMLIISLIITVPIGIGAGIYMSQYAKEGKILNIIRLCIETMASLPSIVVGLFGLLVFVTMTQWGYTLLSGALAITVINLPAMTRVCENAITASAAKVKEASLGLGATQWQTIQKVMLPSAIPQILTGIILAAGRIFGEAAALLYTAGMSAPILKYSNISLIDKASPFSLFRPAETLAVHIWKLNSEGMVPDASKIATGSSAVLVIMVLVFNILARIIGKKIYNSYSGK; the protein is encoded by the coding sequence ATGAAGGCTAAGACTTGTGATAAAATAGCTACTGCAATATTATATATAATATCAGCTTTTATAGTTTTGCTATTAATAGGTTTTATAGGTTACATAATTTATAATGGTAGACATTCTTTAAATTTAAGTTTTCTCTTTGGTAAGCCTAAAATAGATGAACCTGGTGGTGGAATTGGTCCTCAACTTTTTAATTCTTTTTATATGCTTATAATATCACTTATAATAACCGTTCCAATTGGAATAGGTGCTGGAATATATATGTCTCAATATGCTAAAGAAGGTAAAATACTTAATATAATCAGACTTTGCATTGAGACTATGGCATCTCTCCCATCAATAGTTGTAGGTTTATTTGGTCTATTGGTTTTTGTAACTATGACTCAATGGGGTTACACACTGTTATCAGGTGCATTAGCTATAACTGTAATTAATCTTCCTGCAATGACCAGAGTGTGTGAAAATGCTATAACTGCTTCAGCTGCAAAGGTAAAAGAAGCAAGTCTTGGGCTTGGAGCTACTCAGTGGCAGACTATACAAAAAGTAATGTTACCCTCTGCAATCCCACAAATTTTAACGGGAATAATTTTAGCAGCAGGTAGAATATTTGGAGAAGCAGCAGCACTTTTATATACTGCTGGTATGAGTGCACCTATTTTAAAATATAGCAATATAAGTTTAATTGATAAGGCTTCACCTTTTAGTCTATTTAGACCAGCAGAAACATTGGCTGTACATATTTGGAAACTAAATTCAGAAGGTATGGTTCCTGATGCCTCTAAAATCGCTACAGGATCTTCAGCAGTACTGGTAATAATGGTGTTAGTGTTCAATATTTTAGCTAGAATAATAGGGAAAAAAATATATAATTCCTATAGCGGAAAGTAA